From the genome of Malus domestica chromosome 04, GDT2T_hap1, one region includes:
- the LOC103429462 gene encoding copper chaperone for superoxide dismutase, chloroplastic/cytosolic-like isoform X1: MAFLRTVATTNAIAAASAFPAAVALSSFSFSSSSVSFRFPKPQNLSFLSSAPSLLNPNPPFLATSFARSPTAIQMDAPTSEQQQSFQSDGALPELLTEYMVDMKCDGCVKSVKSKLETVDGVKSVEVDLNSQVVRVLGSTPLKTMTEALEQTGRKARLIGQGIPEDFLVSAAVSEFKGPNIFGVVRFAQVNMELARIEANFSGLTPGKHGWSINEFGDLTEGAASTGKVFKPSNEAKEPLGDLGTLVSDESGNAFFSGVKEKLRVSDLIGRSIAIYETADKSDTGIAAAVIARSAGVGENYKKLCTCDGTTIWESTGNDFVASEV, from the exons ATGGCATTTCTGAGGACAGTGGCCACGACTAATGCCATAGCTGCTGCCTCTGCATTTCCTGCGGCCGTTGccctttcttccttctctttttcttcctcctctgtATCTTTTCGATTCCCAAAACCCCAAaacctctcctttctctcctccgCGCCTTCTCTGCTGAACCCAAATCCTCCTTTCCTCGCTACAAGCTTCGCCCGCTCCCCCACGGCTATCCAGATGGACGCGCCCACATCGGAGCAACAGCAATCCTTTCAG AGTGATGGCGCTTTGCCGGAGCTACTG ACAGAGTACATGGTGGATATGAAATGTGATGGATGTGTCAAGTCTGTAAAGAGCAAGTTAGAAACTGTGGATG GAGTAAAAAGTGTAGAGGTAGACCTCAACAGTCAAGTCGTCAGGGTTCTGGGTTCAACGCCTTTGAAGACCATGACTGAAGCTTTGGAGCAGACTGGTCGAAAAGCAAGATTAATTGGGCAGGGGATTCCTGAAG ATTTCTTGGTTTCTGCGGCTGTTTCTGAGTTCAAGGGTCCAAATATTTTTGGTGTGGTTCGTTTTGCTCAGGTGAATATGGAATTGGCTAGGATTGAGGCCAACTTTAGTGGATTAACACCTGGAAAACATGGTTGGTCGATCAACGAATTTGGTGATCTAACGGAAGGTGCTGCAAGCACTGGAAAAGTATTTAAGCCATCAAATGAAGCAAAGGAG CCGCTTGGTGACCTGGGAACACTGGTAAGTGATGAGAGTGGTAATGCCTTCTTCTCTGGGGTCAAAGAGAAGCTGAGAGTTTCGGATCTTATCGGGCGGTCAATAGCGATATATGAAACTGCCGATAAATCGGACACTGGTATCGCGGCTGCTGTGATTGCTAGAAGTGCTGGAGTCGGGGAGAACTACAAAAAACTTTGCACTTGCGATGGAACCACCATATGGGAATCAACTGGCAACGACTTCGTCGCCAGCGAGGTCTGA
- the LOC103429462 gene encoding copper chaperone for superoxide dismutase, chloroplastic/cytosolic-like isoform X2, whose amino-acid sequence MAFLRTVATTNAIAAASAFPAAVALSSFSFSSSSVSFRFPKPQNLSFLSSAPSLLNPNPPFLATSFARSPTAIQMDAPTSEQQQSFQTEYMVDMKCDGCVKSVKSKLETVDGVKSVEVDLNSQVVRVLGSTPLKTMTEALEQTGRKARLIGQGIPEDFLVSAAVSEFKGPNIFGVVRFAQVNMELARIEANFSGLTPGKHGWSINEFGDLTEGAASTGKVFKPSNEAKEPLGDLGTLVSDESGNAFFSGVKEKLRVSDLIGRSIAIYETADKSDTGIAAAVIARSAGVGENYKKLCTCDGTTIWESTGNDFVASEV is encoded by the exons ATGGCATTTCTGAGGACAGTGGCCACGACTAATGCCATAGCTGCTGCCTCTGCATTTCCTGCGGCCGTTGccctttcttccttctctttttcttcctcctctgtATCTTTTCGATTCCCAAAACCCCAAaacctctcctttctctcctccgCGCCTTCTCTGCTGAACCCAAATCCTCCTTTCCTCGCTACAAGCTTCGCCCGCTCCCCCACGGCTATCCAGATGGACGCGCCCACATCGGAGCAACAGCAATCCTTTCAG ACAGAGTACATGGTGGATATGAAATGTGATGGATGTGTCAAGTCTGTAAAGAGCAAGTTAGAAACTGTGGATG GAGTAAAAAGTGTAGAGGTAGACCTCAACAGTCAAGTCGTCAGGGTTCTGGGTTCAACGCCTTTGAAGACCATGACTGAAGCTTTGGAGCAGACTGGTCGAAAAGCAAGATTAATTGGGCAGGGGATTCCTGAAG ATTTCTTGGTTTCTGCGGCTGTTTCTGAGTTCAAGGGTCCAAATATTTTTGGTGTGGTTCGTTTTGCTCAGGTGAATATGGAATTGGCTAGGATTGAGGCCAACTTTAGTGGATTAACACCTGGAAAACATGGTTGGTCGATCAACGAATTTGGTGATCTAACGGAAGGTGCTGCAAGCACTGGAAAAGTATTTAAGCCATCAAATGAAGCAAAGGAG CCGCTTGGTGACCTGGGAACACTGGTAAGTGATGAGAGTGGTAATGCCTTCTTCTCTGGGGTCAAAGAGAAGCTGAGAGTTTCGGATCTTATCGGGCGGTCAATAGCGATATATGAAACTGCCGATAAATCGGACACTGGTATCGCGGCTGCTGTGATTGCTAGAAGTGCTGGAGTCGGGGAGAACTACAAAAAACTTTGCACTTGCGATGGAACCACCATATGGGAATCAACTGGCAACGACTTCGTCGCCAGCGAGGTCTGA
- the LOC114824351 gene encoding nudix hydrolase 14, chloroplastic, with protein sequence MQVQGESSPADLWKMLQAWKPLSLNILPKTLRLSSSSPTRLPIKSFSCKMSSDSPPLTHSITLPSQLAEPVQIVAAPNISPSEFRSAIDSSLFKQWLKNMESESGVLSGGGLFLKRVLIQGVDMFEKRIGFLKFVADVIDKETGEKVPGIVFARGPAVAVLILLDSEGKTYAVLTEQVRIPVGRIILELPAGMLDDDKGDFLGTAIREVEEETGICLTQKDMVDLTAFLDESTGRRIFPSPGGCDEEISLFLYRGPVDKGIIEQLQGKETGLREHGELIKLRVVPYEKLWCTTADAKVLAALTLYERAKREGLLPPPEA encoded by the exons ATGCAGGTGCAGGGAGAGAGCTCGCCCGCGGATTTGTGGAAGATGCTTCAAGCTTGGAAGCCACTGAGTCTGAACATTCTCCCGAAAACACTCCgcctttcctcttcttctcccaCTCGCCTTCCAATCAAATCCTTCTCCTGCAAAATGTCGTCCGACTCGCCGCCCTTAACTCACTCCATCACTCTCCCGAGTCAACTCGCCGAACCCGTCCAGATCGTTGCCGCCCCCAACATCTCCCCTTCCGAGTTCAG GAGCGCCATCGATTCGTCTTTGTTCAAACAATGGCTGAAGAACATGGAAAGTGAAAGTGGGGTTTTAAGTGGCGGTGGCTTGTTTCTTAAACGAGTTTTAATTCAG GGTGTTGATATGTTCGAAAAGCGAATCGGGTTTTTGAAATTTGTAGCAGATGTGATTGATAAAGAAACTGGGGAAAAG GTTCCAGGTATTGTGTTTGCACGAGGACCGGCTGTAGCCGTGCTAATCCTTTTGGACTCAGAGGGCAAGACCTATGCTGTTCTTACTGAACAG GTTAGAATCCCGGTTGGAAGGATCATATTGGAATtgcctgctggaatgttggATGATGACAAGGGTGATTTTCTCGGCACTGCAATCCGTGAG GTTGAAGAGGAGACTGGTATATGCCTAACACAAAAAGATATGGTGGACCTCACAGCCTTCCTCGACGAATCTACTGGACGCAGAATTTTTCCTTCACCA GGAGGGTGCGATGAAGAAATAAGCCTATTTTTGTATAGAGGGCCGGTGGATAAAGGGATTATTGAGCAGCTGCAAGGGAAAGAAACAGGTCTTCGTGAACATGGCGAGCTGATTAAGCTCCGCGTGGTTCCGTATGAAAAGCTCTGGTGCACAACAGCTGATGCAAAGGTTTTAGCAGCCCTTACGCTTTATGAAAGGGCCAAAAGAGAAGGGCTCTTGCCTCCGCCAGAAGCCTGA